In Triticum aestivum cultivar Chinese Spring chromosome 5B, IWGSC CS RefSeq v2.1, whole genome shotgun sequence, the following proteins share a genomic window:
- the LOC123116714 gene encoding putative UDP-rhamnose:rhamnosyltransferase 1, with protein MAETGEATATARSSSPLHVVVFPWLAFGHIIPYMELSEQLARRGHAVTFVSAPRNLARLRPVPEGLRPRIRLLPLPMPTVDGLPDGAESTADVPPEKGDLLKAAFDGLAAPFAGFLAGACAGGGGEGEGATGFGKKPDWIFVDFAHHWLPPIAEQHKVPCALFSIFPAVFIAFAGTKAANEARPRVTAEDLTAQPPWIPFPTPIAHRLYEAEQMVYVFRPNASGVCDAFRFWETERQCPLFILRSCREVDGALCPLIADLFGKPLALSGLLAPYDAARAAQEAGGEGDDEESASLMRWLDEQPARSVLYVAFGSEAPLTPDNVRELAAGLELSGARFLWALREASAPLLPGDGFQERVAGRGVVRAGWVPQVRVLAHGAVGAFLTHAGWSSLMESFLFGHPLVMLPLFADQGLTARVMAARAVGLEVPRDERDGSFGRADLASTVRRVMAREDEEGRALARNAREFQEMLCDRARQEEYVDELVEHLRRLP; from the exons ATGGCGGAAACCGGAGAGGCCACCGCGACCGCGCGGTCTTCTTCGCCGCTCCACGTCGTGGTGTTCCCGTGGCTCGCCTTCGGCCACATCATCCCCTACATGGAGCTCTCGGAGCAGCTGGCGCGGCGCGGGCACGCCGTCACCTTCGTGTCCGCGCCGAGGAACCTCGCCCGGCTGCGGCCCGTCCCCGAGGGCCTCCGCCCCcgcatccgcctcctccccctgccaATGCCGACCGTCGACGGCCTCCCGGACGGCGCCGAGTCCACGGCCGACGTCCCGCCCGAGAAGGGCGACCTCCTCAAGGCCGCGTTCGACGGCCTCGCCGCACCTTTCGCCGGCTTTCTCGCGGGAGCctgcgctggcggcggcggggagggcgagGGCGCGACGGGGTTCGGCAAGAAGCCCGACTGGATCTTCGTCGACTTCGCGCACCACTGGCTCCCACCCATAGCCGAGCAGCACAAG GTACCGTGCGCGCTCTTCTCCATCTTCCCGGCGGTGTTCATCGCCTTCGCCGGCACCAAGGCGGCGAACGAGGCGCGCCCGCGGGTGACGGCGGAGGACCTGACGGCCCAGCCGCCGTGGATCCCGTTCCCGACCCCCATAGCCCACCGCCTCTACGAGGCCGAGCAGATGGTCTACGTTTTCCGGCCCAACGCCTCTGGTGTATGCGACGCCTTCCGCTTCTGGGAGACGGAGCGGCAATGCCCGCTCTTCATCCTGCGCAGCTGCCGCGAGGTCGACGGCGCGCTCTGCCCCCTCATCGCCGACCTCTTCGGCAAGCCCCTCGCCCTTTCCGGCCTCCTCGCTCCTTACGACGCCGCGCGCGCCGCCCAAGAagccggcggcgagggcgacgacgAGGAGAGCGCGAGCCTCATGCGCTGGCTGGACGAGCAGCCGGCGAGGTCGGTGCTCTACGTCGCGTTCGGGAGCGAGGCGCCGCTGACCCCGGACAACGTGCGCGAGCTGGCGGCCGGGCTGGAGCTGTCTGGCGCGCGGTTCCTCTGGGCGCTGCGGGAGGCCAGCGCTCCCCTGCTCCCCGGCGACGGGTTCCAGGAGCGCGTGGCCGGGCGCGGCGTCGTGCGCGCCGGGTGGGTGCCGCAGGTGCGCGTGCTGGCGCACGGCGCGGTGGGCGCGTTCCTGACGCACGCCGGGTGGAGCTCGCTCATGGAGAGCTTCCTGTTCGGCCACCCGCTGGTGATGCTCCCGCTGTTCGCCGACCAGGGCCTCACGGCGCGCGTCATGGCGGCGAGGGCGGTCGGGCTGGAGGTGCCCAGGGACGAGCGCGACGGCTCGTTCGGCCGGGCCGACCTCGCCAGCACGGTGCGGCGGGTGATGGCGCGGGAGGACGAGGAAGGGAGGGCACTCGCGCGCAACGCCAGGGAGTTCCAGGAGATGCTCTGCGACCGGGCCAGGCAGGAGGAGTACGTCGACGAGCTCGTGGAGCACCTGCGGCGACTGCCATAG
- the LOC123112901 gene encoding glycine-rich cell wall structural protein 2 → MDRYQRVEKPREEVPIKENEIRITTQGRMRNYITYATTLFQDKGCDEVVFKAMGRAINKTVMIAELIKRRIVGLHQNTATESTDITDTWEPLEEGLLPLETTRHVSMITLTLSKKELDTSSVGYQSPLPADKVKPFLEYENEEDAHSPPGRGRGRGRGRGRGMGRGRGARGNGYMEYADGGWENEHAPAYAGNGYADHGPAYEGNRYARGRGRGFRGRGRRGGYGGQPGGYGGQPDYQHDGGYYDEAPAPPRGGGRGFRGRGRRGGYGGGQPDYQQDGGYYEEAPFPAPAGGRGRGRGRGRGGPARGRGRGGNANGNMVYAAASGA, encoded by the exons ATGGATCGGTACCAGAGGGTGGAGAAGCCGCGGGAGGAGGTGCCCATCAAGGAGAACGAGATCCGCATCACCACCCAGGGCAGGATGCGCAACTACATCACCTACGCCACCACCCTCTTCCAG GATAAGGGTTGCGATGAAGTTGTATTCAAGGCAATGGGAAGGGCCATAAACAAAACTGTGATGATTGCAGAattgatcaag AGGAGAATTGTGGGTCTCCATCAAAACACTGCCACTGAGTCCACTGATATTACTGACACATGGGAGCCACTGGAGGAAGGCCTACTTCC GCTTGAGACAACAAGGCATGTGTCTATGATTACTCTAACTCTTTCAAAGAAGGAGCTGGACACGTCATCTGTCGG ATATCAATCTCCTCTGCCTGCTGACAAGGTGAAGCCGTTTCttgaatacgagaatgaagaag ATGCGCACTCGCCTcctgggcgaggaagaggccgtgGCCGAGGCCGTGGAAGGGGAATGGGAAGGGGTAGAGGTGCACGTG GGAATGGATACATGGAGTATGCTGACGGTGGATGGGAAAATGAGCATGCTCCTGCCTATGCAGGCAATGGGTATGCTGACCATGGTCCAGCTTATGAGGGTAATAGGTATGCGCGTGGTAGAGGCCGCGGTTTCAGGGGCCGTGGCAGGAGAGGTGGCTATGGTGGTCAGCCTGGTGGCTATGGTGGTCAGCCTGATTATCAGCATGATGGAGGGTATTATGATGAGGCACCAGCGCCACCCCGAGGTGGGGGGCGTGGTTTCAGGGGGCGTGGCAGGAGAGGTGGCTATGGTGGTGGCCAGCCTGATTATCAGCAAGACGGAGGTTATTACGAGGAGGCCCCTTTTCCTGCACCAGCTGGAG GTCGTGGTCGAGGCCGTGGCCGTGGGAGAGGCGGCCCAGCTCGTGGCAGAGGGCGCGGTGGCAATGCCAATGGCAACATGGTGTATGCCGCCGCTTCGGGCGCATAA